A single genomic interval of Mycolicibacterium sp. MU0053 harbors:
- a CDS encoding glycosyltransferase family 4 protein, which translates to MRIGMVCPYSFDVPGGVQSHVLQLAEVFHAQGHHVSVLAPSSSDATLPDYVVAGGKAIPIPYNGSVARLRFGPATHRKVKKWLADGDFDVLHLHEPNAPSLSMLALQAAEGPIVATFHTSTTKSLTLSVFQGILRPFHEKIVGRIAVSDLARRWQMEALGSDAVEIPNGVDVASFVEAPRLPGYPRPGKSVLFLGRFDEPRKGMAVLLGALPALVDRFPDLEILIVGRGDEDELRSAAGELGDHLNFLGQVDDREKASAMRSADVYCAPNTGGESFGIVLVEAMAAHTAVVASDLDAFRRVLLDGQAGRLVPVDDSEALATALIEVLEDARERDRLVAAAAEAVQRYDWSEVSRKIMRVYETVAGSGIKIRVAGTGRSEVSGGRR; encoded by the coding sequence ATGCGCATCGGCATGGTGTGCCCCTACTCGTTCGATGTGCCGGGCGGGGTCCAATCGCATGTGCTGCAACTCGCCGAGGTGTTCCACGCCCAGGGCCATCACGTGAGCGTGCTGGCACCGTCCTCGAGCGATGCGACGTTGCCCGACTACGTCGTCGCCGGCGGCAAGGCGATCCCCATCCCGTACAACGGTTCGGTGGCCCGGCTACGGTTCGGACCCGCGACGCATCGCAAGGTCAAGAAGTGGCTCGCCGACGGCGATTTCGACGTACTGCATCTGCACGAACCCAACGCGCCGAGCCTGTCGATGCTGGCCCTGCAGGCCGCCGAGGGGCCGATCGTCGCGACCTTTCACACCTCGACCACCAAATCGTTGACGCTGTCGGTGTTCCAAGGGATCTTGCGGCCGTTCCACGAGAAGATCGTGGGCCGGATCGCGGTGTCGGACCTGGCCCGCCGCTGGCAGATGGAGGCCTTGGGCTCCGACGCCGTCGAGATCCCGAACGGAGTCGATGTCGCCTCGTTCGTGGAGGCGCCACGGCTGCCGGGCTACCCGCGGCCGGGTAAATCGGTGTTGTTCCTGGGCCGCTTCGACGAGCCACGCAAGGGGATGGCGGTCCTGCTGGGGGCGCTGCCGGCCCTGGTAGACCGATTCCCGGACCTGGAGATTCTCATCGTGGGTCGCGGCGATGAAGACGAATTACGCAGCGCGGCAGGCGAGTTGGGTGACCACCTCAATTTCCTGGGACAGGTCGACGACCGCGAGAAGGCCAGCGCCATGCGCAGTGCCGACGTGTACTGCGCGCCCAACACCGGCGGCGAGAGTTTCGGCATCGTGCTGGTCGAGGCGATGGCGGCGCACACCGCGGTGGTGGCCAGCGACCTCGACGCGTTCCGTCGGGTGCTGCTCGACGGTCAAGCCGGTCGGCTGGTCCCCGTCGACGACTCCGAGGCGTTGGCAACCGCCCTGATCGAGGTGCTCGAGGATGCGCGCGAACGGGACCGGTTGGTGGCCGCCGCTGCCGAGGCGGTGCAGCGCTACGACTGGTCGGAGGTGTCCCGGAAGATCATGCGGGTCTACGAGACCGTCGCCGGGTCGGGCATCAAGATCCGGGTGGCCGGCACCGGGCGCAGCGAAGTTTCCGGGGGACGACGGTGA
- the pgsA gene encoding phosphatidylinositol phosphate synthase: MSDFYLMTRAAYAKLSRPVAKVALKAGLTPDSITIIGTAGTVIAALTLFPVGQLWWGAVAVSFFVLADMLDGAMARQRGYSTRFGAVLDATCDRIADGAVFCGLLWWAAFGLQSTPLAVATMICLVTSQVISYVKARAEATGLAGGGGLIERPERLLIVLIGTGLSGVPFLGVPWLLDVAMWGLAAASLVTVAQRVHTVRCSPGAIDPLRDDAPATGGDGPDEPEADKH; encoded by the coding sequence GTGAGCGACTTCTACCTGATGACCCGGGCGGCCTACGCCAAGCTCAGCCGCCCGGTCGCCAAGGTGGCGCTCAAGGCGGGTCTTACGCCGGACAGCATCACCATCATCGGCACCGCGGGCACCGTCATCGCCGCGCTCACGCTGTTCCCGGTGGGCCAGCTGTGGTGGGGCGCGGTCGCGGTGTCGTTCTTCGTGCTCGCCGACATGCTCGACGGGGCGATGGCGCGCCAACGCGGCTACAGCACCCGATTCGGTGCCGTGCTCGACGCGACCTGCGACCGCATTGCCGACGGTGCGGTGTTCTGCGGGCTGCTGTGGTGGGCCGCATTCGGGCTGCAGAGCACGCCGCTGGCGGTCGCGACGATGATCTGTCTGGTCACCTCGCAGGTGATCTCGTATGTGAAGGCGCGCGCGGAGGCCACCGGCCTGGCCGGCGGCGGCGGCCTGATCGAACGCCCCGAGCGGCTGCTCATCGTGCTGATCGGTACCGGTCTTTCCGGAGTGCCCTTCCTGGGGGTGCCGTGGCTGCTCGATGTCGCGATGTGGGGCCTGGCGGCCGCGAGCCTGGTCACCGTGGCGCAGCGGGTGCACACCGTGCGGTGTTCGCCGGGCGCCATCGATCCGCTGCGCGACGACGCACCGGCCACCGGCGGCGACGGACCCGATGAGCCCGAGGCGGACAAGCACTGA
- a CDS encoding PaaI family thioesterase — MADDQRHEGGGFNVPPPTSKGGPDFGRFVAGVRTLQDHARTIDAPDEVISEAADLLEKLSALLTPYDGDEWTTPSGRRFDLPNRGGVLGVPSEVAKIDDATVGGPVRFNRFYLGRNGAAHGGALGLLFDSVLGYSAAVLTGGYRQRTAFLHIDYRKIVPVEKTLRVETRLRSDEGRKIFVEACLYDDADADQPGAVLLAEAHALFVKLKPGQP; from the coding sequence GTGGCCGACGATCAGCGACATGAGGGCGGCGGCTTCAATGTCCCGCCGCCCACCAGCAAGGGCGGGCCCGACTTCGGCCGGTTCGTGGCCGGGGTGCGGACGTTGCAGGACCACGCCCGCACCATCGACGCCCCCGACGAGGTGATCAGCGAGGCGGCTGATCTGCTGGAAAAGCTCTCGGCGCTGCTGACGCCCTACGACGGTGACGAGTGGACGACCCCGTCCGGGCGTCGCTTCGACCTGCCCAATCGTGGCGGGGTGCTCGGCGTCCCGTCGGAGGTGGCCAAGATCGACGACGCCACGGTGGGCGGCCCGGTCCGGTTCAACCGGTTCTACCTGGGCCGCAACGGCGCGGCGCACGGCGGGGCCCTGGGCCTGCTGTTCGACTCGGTGCTGGGCTACAGCGCGGCGGTGCTGACCGGCGGCTACCGGCAGCGCACCGCGTTCCTGCACATCGACTACCGCAAGATCGTGCCGGTGGAGAAGACCCTGCGGGTCGAGACCCGGTTGCGCAGCGACGAGGGCCGCAAGATCTTCGTCGAGGCCTGCCTCTACGACGATGCGGACGCCGACCAACCCGGCGCGGTGTTGTTGGCCGAGGCGCACGCGCTGTTCGTGAAGCTCAAACCAGGTCAGCCGTGA
- a CDS encoding DUF4383 domain-containing protein: protein MTGSEPARSAGAQRTRTPVQLAALVVGAVFLLVGILGFIPGITTNFDQLTFAGHHSGAMLLGIFHVSILHNLVHLAFGVAGLALARTFSGARGFLLVSGVIYALLGIYGVVINQQSSANFVPVNTADNWLHFGLAALMLALGLVLGKGGTELSTRRGTGIIE, encoded by the coding sequence ATGACAGGTTCAGAGCCGGCACGTTCGGCGGGTGCGCAGCGGACGCGCACTCCGGTCCAACTCGCCGCGCTGGTGGTGGGCGCGGTCTTTCTGCTGGTGGGGATCTTGGGGTTCATTCCTGGGATCACCACAAACTTCGATCAGCTGACCTTCGCGGGCCACCACTCCGGGGCGATGCTCCTGGGCATCTTTCACGTTTCGATCCTGCACAACCTGGTGCATCTAGCGTTCGGCGTGGCCGGTCTGGCACTGGCCCGCACGTTCTCCGGGGCACGGGGCTTTCTGCTGGTCAGCGGTGTAATTTACGCACTGCTGGGGATCTACGGCGTGGTGATCAACCAGCAGTCGTCAGCGAACTTCGTGCCGGTCAACACCGCCGACAACTGGCTGCACTTCGGGTTGGCAGCGTTGATGTTGGCGCTGGGCTTGGTCCTCGGCAAGGGCGGCACGGAGCTGAGCACGCGGCGCGGCACCGGGATCATCGAGTAG
- the pdxS gene encoding pyridoxal 5'-phosphate synthase lyase subunit PdxS has protein sequence MDSREGQVAHTNGSASGGQTGTARVKRGMAEMLKGGVIMDVVTPEQARIAEGAGAVAVMALERVPADIRAQGGVSRMSDPDMIEGIVAAVTIPVMAKVRIGHFVEAQILQSLGVDYIDESEVLTPADYEHHIDKWNFTVPFVCGATNLGEALRRITEGAAMIRSKGEAGTGDVSNATTHMRKIGGEIRRLSSLSPDELYVAAKELQAPYELVAEVARAGKLPVTLFTAGGLATPADAAMMMQLGAEGVFVGSGIFKSGDPATRAAAIVKATTFYDDPDVLAKVSRGLGEAMVGINVEDIAQPHRLAERGW, from the coding sequence GTGGACAGCCGAGAAGGCCAGGTCGCTCACACCAACGGGTCGGCCTCTGGCGGGCAAACCGGAACCGCCCGCGTCAAGCGCGGCATGGCGGAGATGCTCAAGGGCGGCGTCATCATGGACGTCGTCACCCCCGAGCAGGCTCGGATCGCCGAGGGTGCCGGCGCGGTGGCCGTCATGGCGCTCGAGCGGGTTCCGGCCGACATCCGCGCCCAGGGCGGGGTGTCGCGGATGAGCGATCCCGACATGATCGAGGGCATCGTCGCGGCGGTCACCATCCCGGTCATGGCCAAGGTCCGCATCGGGCATTTCGTCGAGGCCCAGATCCTGCAGAGCCTCGGCGTCGACTACATCGACGAGTCCGAGGTGCTGACCCCGGCCGACTACGAGCACCACATCGACAAGTGGAACTTCACGGTCCCGTTCGTGTGCGGTGCCACCAACCTGGGCGAGGCCCTGCGCCGGATCACCGAGGGCGCGGCGATGATCCGCTCCAAGGGTGAGGCCGGCACCGGGGACGTCTCCAACGCCACCACCCACATGCGCAAGATCGGCGGCGAGATCCGCCGGTTGTCCTCGCTGTCACCCGACGAGCTGTACGTCGCGGCCAAGGAACTGCAGGCCCCCTACGAGCTGGTCGCCGAGGTGGCGCGCGCCGGCAAGCTGCCGGTCACGTTGTTCACCGCCGGCGGCCTCGCGACTCCGGCCGACGCGGCGATGATGATGCAACTGGGCGCCGAGGGCGTGTTCGTCGGCTCGGGCATCTTCAAGTCCGGTGACCCCGCCACCCGCGCCGCGGCCATCGTCAAGGCCACCACCTTCTACGACGATCCCGACGTGTTGGCCAAGGTCTCGCGTGGACTCGGAGAAGCCATGGTCGGCATCAACGTCGAGGACATCGCCCAGCCGCACCGGCTGGCCGAACGCGGCTGGTAA
- the thrS gene encoding threonine--tRNA ligase — MSAPATPAAVAPIRVPAGTTAGAAVRAAGLPGRGSADAIVVVADAEGNLRDLSWTPDSDVEVTPVAADTEAGRSVIRHSAAHVLAQAVQDMFPEAKLGIGPPITDGFYYDFDVSEPFTPEHLEALEKRMRKIVKDGQLFERRVYGSKDEARRELQSEPYKLELVDDKSGDPDVMEVGGDELTAYDNLNPRTRERVWGDLCRGPHIPTTRYIPAFKLTRSSAAYWRGDQNNASLQRIYGTAWESQEALDRHLELLEEAQRRDHRKLGVELDLFSFPDELGSGLPVFHPKGGVIRKELEDYSRSKHAEADYEFVNTPHITKEQLYVTSGHLEWYAEGMFPAMHIDAEYGDDGQLRKPGQNYYLKPMNCPMHHLIYRSRGRSYRELPLRLFEFGSVYRYEKSGVVHGLTRVRGMTQDDAHIYTTREQMRDELASLLRFVLDLLSDYGLDDFYLELSTKDPEKYVGSDADWDEATETLREVAEASGLHLVPDPGGAAFYGPKISVQVKDALGRNWQMSTIQLDFNMPERFELEYTAADGTRQRPVLIHRALFGSIERFFGVLTEHYAGAFPAWLAPVQVAGIPVADAHVEYLEDVAAQLKAQGIRVEVDASDDRMAKKIVNQTNMKVPFMLLVGDRDAEAAAVSFRFADRSQVNGVPRDAAVAAIAAWVADRRNAAPTADLVNELLAAQGGWE, encoded by the coding sequence ATGAGCGCCCCCGCAACCCCCGCCGCAGTGGCCCCGATCCGGGTGCCCGCCGGGACCACCGCGGGCGCGGCCGTCCGTGCGGCCGGCCTGCCAGGCCGGGGCAGCGCCGACGCCATCGTGGTGGTGGCCGACGCCGAAGGCAACCTGCGGGATCTGAGCTGGACCCCGGACTCCGACGTCGAGGTCACGCCGGTCGCCGCCGACACCGAGGCCGGCCGCAGCGTCATCCGGCACTCCGCCGCGCATGTGCTCGCCCAGGCGGTCCAGGACATGTTCCCCGAGGCCAAGCTCGGTATCGGCCCGCCGATCACCGACGGCTTCTACTACGACTTCGACGTCAGCGAACCGTTCACGCCCGAGCATCTCGAGGCGCTGGAGAAGCGGATGCGCAAGATCGTCAAAGACGGTCAACTCTTCGAACGCCGCGTCTACGGGTCCAAGGACGAGGCGCGCCGCGAACTGCAGTCCGAGCCGTACAAACTCGAACTCGTCGACGACAAGTCGGGCGACCCCGACGTCATGGAGGTCGGCGGCGACGAGCTGACCGCCTACGACAACCTCAACCCGCGCACCCGGGAACGGGTTTGGGGCGACCTGTGCCGCGGGCCGCACATCCCGACCACCCGCTACATCCCGGCGTTCAAGCTCACCCGCTCTTCCGCGGCGTACTGGCGCGGCGACCAGAACAACGCGAGCCTGCAGCGCATTTACGGCACCGCCTGGGAGTCCCAGGAGGCGCTGGACCGCCACCTCGAACTGCTCGAGGAGGCGCAGCGCCGCGACCACCGCAAGCTCGGCGTGGAGCTGGACCTGTTCAGCTTCCCCGACGAACTGGGTTCGGGGCTGCCGGTGTTCCACCCCAAGGGCGGCGTGATCCGCAAGGAACTCGAGGACTACTCGCGGAGTAAGCACGCCGAGGCCGACTACGAGTTCGTCAACACCCCGCACATCACCAAGGAACAGCTCTACGTCACCTCCGGACACCTGGAGTGGTACGCCGAGGGCATGTTCCCGGCCATGCACATCGACGCCGAGTACGGCGACGACGGGCAACTGCGCAAGCCCGGGCAGAACTACTACCTCAAACCGATGAACTGCCCCATGCACCACCTGATCTACCGCTCCCGCGGCCGGTCCTACCGCGAACTACCGCTGCGGCTCTTCGAATTCGGGTCCGTCTACCGGTATGAGAAGTCGGGTGTGGTGCACGGGCTGACTCGGGTACGGGGCATGACCCAGGACGATGCGCACATCTACACCACGCGGGAACAGATGCGCGACGAGTTGGCGTCGCTGCTGCGGTTCGTCCTGGATCTGCTCAGCGACTACGGCCTCGACGACTTCTACCTGGAACTGTCGACCAAGGATCCGGAGAAGTACGTCGGCTCCGACGCGGACTGGGACGAGGCCACCGAGACGCTGCGCGAAGTGGCCGAGGCCTCCGGGTTGCACTTGGTTCCCGATCCCGGCGGGGCGGCGTTCTACGGGCCCAAGATCTCCGTACAGGTCAAGGACGCGCTGGGCCGCAACTGGCAGATGTCGACCATTCAGCTCGACTTCAACATGCCCGAACGCTTCGAGCTGGAATACACCGCGGCCGACGGCACCCGGCAGCGTCCGGTACTGATCCACCGCGCGTTGTTCGGCTCCATCGAACGGTTCTTCGGGGTGCTCACCGAGCACTACGCCGGGGCGTTCCCGGCCTGGCTGGCGCCGGTGCAGGTGGCCGGGATTCCCGTCGCCGACGCCCACGTCGAGTACCTCGAAGATGTTGCGGCGCAATTGAAGGCGCAGGGCATCCGGGTCGAGGTGGACGCCAGCGACGACCGGATGGCCAAGAAGATCGTCAACCAGACCAACATGAAGGTGCCGTTCATGTTGCTGGTCGGGGACCGCGATGCCGAGGCCGCGGCGGTGTCGTTCCGGTTCGCCGACCGCAGCCAGGTCAACGGCGTGCCCCGGGATGCCGCGGTGGCCGCGATCGCCGCGTGGGTGGCCGACCGGCGCAACGCGGCCCCCACCGCGGACCTGGTCAACGAATTGCTGGCGGCTCAAGGGGGTTGGGAATGA
- a CDS encoding molybdopterin-dependent oxidoreductase, translating into MTEQKSAVWQPTACILCECNCGIVVQTEGRHLARIRGDKDHPGSQGYTCNKALRLDHYQNNRARLTSPLRRRADGSFEEIDWDTAIAEIAAKFADVRDRHGGDKIFYYGGGGQGNHLGGAYSGAFLKALGARYRSNALAQEKTGEGWVDAQLYGGHTRGEFEHAEVAVFVGKNPWMSQSFPRARVVLNEIAKDPIRSMIVLDPVLTDTAKMADYHLRVKPGTDAWCLAALAAVLVQENLCDEAFLADHVNGADVVKAALAEISVADYAARSGVDEELLRAAARRIAAAGSVAVFEDLGVQQGPNSTLCSYLNKMLWILTGNFAKRGGQHLHSWMAPLFAPGGVGRTPVTGAPIIGGLTPSNVVPQEILTDHPDRFRAMIVESSNPAHSIADSTAMRAALEALELVVVIDVAMTETARLAHYVLPAASQFEKVEATFFNLEFPHNNFQLRHPIFEPAAGTLPEPEIWARLVRALNYVDDGDLEPLRRAARQGRDSYAQAFLTAVATVPALAKTLPYVLYETLGPTLPEGLAGAAALWGLAQKVALTYPEALARAGHADGNALFDAILTQRSGVTFTAHEYADDFGLISHADHKIAVEIPELLAELRKLPATPPQFTTAEFPLVLAAGERRADTANDIIRDPSWRRRDRDGALRISVADAQQLGLVDGGRARVTTAAGSAEATVEVSETMQPGHAALPNGFGLDYTDADGRVHVPGVAPNSLTSSDWRDAFAGTPWHKHVPARVEAIATR; encoded by the coding sequence ATGACTGAGCAGAAATCCGCAGTCTGGCAACCGACTGCGTGCATCCTGTGCGAATGCAACTGCGGGATCGTCGTGCAGACCGAAGGTCGGCATCTCGCCCGCATCCGCGGGGACAAGGACCATCCCGGCAGCCAGGGCTACACCTGCAACAAGGCCCTGCGACTCGATCACTACCAGAACAACCGGGCCCGGTTGACCTCCCCGCTGCGCCGCCGCGCCGACGGTAGCTTCGAGGAAATCGATTGGGACACCGCGATTGCCGAGATCGCGGCGAAGTTCGCCGACGTCCGCGACCGCCACGGCGGCGACAAGATCTTCTACTACGGCGGCGGCGGGCAGGGCAATCACCTCGGCGGTGCCTACAGCGGCGCATTTCTCAAAGCGCTCGGCGCCCGCTACCGGTCAAATGCCTTGGCCCAGGAGAAGACCGGCGAGGGTTGGGTGGATGCGCAACTCTACGGCGGCCACACCCGCGGTGAGTTCGAGCATGCCGAGGTCGCGGTGTTCGTCGGTAAGAACCCGTGGATGTCGCAGAGCTTCCCGCGGGCCCGCGTGGTGCTCAACGAGATTGCCAAGGATCCGATCCGGTCGATGATCGTGCTGGATCCGGTGCTGACCGATACCGCGAAGATGGCCGACTACCACCTGCGGGTCAAGCCCGGTACCGACGCGTGGTGCCTGGCGGCGCTGGCCGCCGTGCTGGTGCAGGAGAACCTGTGCGACGAGGCATTTCTCGCCGACCATGTCAACGGCGCCGACGTGGTCAAGGCCGCCTTGGCTGAGATCTCCGTCGCCGACTACGCCGCCCGAAGCGGCGTGGACGAGGAACTGTTGCGCGCGGCCGCGCGCCGCATCGCCGCTGCCGGGAGCGTCGCGGTGTTCGAGGACCTGGGCGTGCAGCAGGGCCCGAACAGCACGCTGTGCTCGTATCTGAACAAGATGCTGTGGATCCTCACCGGCAACTTCGCCAAACGCGGTGGCCAGCATTTGCATTCTTGGATGGCGCCGCTGTTCGCACCCGGGGGAGTGGGCCGGACGCCGGTCACCGGGGCCCCGATCATCGGCGGTTTGACGCCGAGCAACGTTGTGCCCCAGGAGATTCTGACCGATCACCCGGACCGGTTCCGGGCCATGATCGTCGAGAGCAGCAATCCGGCGCACTCCATTGCGGATTCGACGGCCATGCGCGCGGCGTTGGAGGCGCTGGAATTGGTGGTGGTCATCGACGTCGCAATGACCGAGACCGCCCGGTTGGCGCACTACGTGCTGCCGGCCGCCTCACAATTCGAGAAGGTCGAGGCGACGTTCTTCAACCTGGAATTCCCGCACAACAACTTTCAGCTGCGCCACCCGATCTTTGAGCCGGCCGCAGGCACCCTGCCGGAACCCGAGATCTGGGCCCGGCTGGTACGGGCGCTGAACTACGTCGACGACGGCGACCTGGAACCGTTGCGGCGCGCCGCCCGCCAAGGCCGGGACTCCTACGCCCAGGCGTTCCTGACGGCCGTGGCCACCGTGCCCGCCCTGGCCAAGACGCTGCCCTATGTGCTGTACGAGACGCTCGGTCCCACCCTGCCCGAGGGCCTGGCCGGGGCCGCGGCGCTGTGGGGCCTGGCGCAGAAGGTGGCGTTGACCTACCCGGAGGCGCTCGCGCGGGCCGGTCACGCCGACGGCAACGCGCTGTTCGACGCGATCTTGACCCAGCGCTCGGGCGTGACGTTCACCGCGCACGAATACGCCGACGACTTCGGGTTGATCAGCCATGCCGACCACAAGATCGCGGTGGAGATCCCCGAACTGCTCGCCGAGCTACGGAAACTGCCGGCCACCCCACCCCAGTTCACCACCGCGGAGTTCCCTCTGGTCTTGGCGGCCGGCGAGCGGCGGGCCGACACCGCCAACGACATCATCCGCGACCCGAGTTGGCGCAGACGGGATCGCGATGGTGCCCTGCGGATCAGCGTGGCAGACGCCCAGCAGCTGGGCCTGGTGGACGGTGGCCGCGCCAGGGTGACGACCGCGGCCGGCAGCGCCGAAGCCACCGTGGAGGTCAGCGAAACGATGCAACCCGGACACGCCGCACTGCCCAACGGCTTCGGGCTCGACTACACCGACGCCGACGGCAGGGTCCACGTGCCCGGAGTGGCCCCCAACTCGCTGACGTCGTCGGACTGGCGCGACGCCTTCGCCGGGACGCCGTGGCACAAGCACGTCCCGGCGCGCGTGGAGGCGATCGCTACTCGATGA
- a CDS encoding NUDIX hydrolase, which translates to MTLWLVVAVVAAVIVLVLIGGWAYQTANRLDRLHVRYDLSWHVLDAALGRRAVVARAVAANASETVADDTRLVALADAAERASRPARETAENELSAALAAIDIARLPTALIAELADVEARVLLARRFHNDAVRDTLALRERPVVRLLRLGGRAPLPVYFEIAERSEVGAPAGNATVRSSARVVLLDEDGRVLLLRGTDPAITDGSARRFWFTVGGQARPGERLAQAAARELAEETGLQVPASELLGPLWRRDAMLDFNGAVVRSQEYFFVYRTRRFEPSAAGRTDLEHRYILGHRWCDAAHIAELSAAGEAVYPTQLGELLASANEVAAAGVHRAATVAEPTEHSLRAIH; encoded by the coding sequence GTGACGCTGTGGCTCGTCGTCGCCGTGGTGGCGGCGGTGATCGTGCTGGTGTTGATCGGCGGCTGGGCCTACCAGACCGCCAACCGGCTGGACCGGCTCCACGTGCGCTACGACCTGTCCTGGCACGTGCTGGACGCCGCGCTCGGCCGCCGCGCGGTGGTGGCCCGCGCGGTCGCCGCCAATGCCAGCGAGACGGTGGCCGACGACACCCGACTGGTCGCGCTGGCCGACGCCGCCGAACGGGCGTCGCGGCCGGCCCGCGAGACCGCCGAGAACGAGCTCTCGGCGGCGCTGGCCGCCATCGACATCGCGCGGCTTCCAACGGCGTTGATCGCGGAGCTGGCCGACGTCGAGGCCCGGGTCCTGCTGGCGCGGCGCTTCCACAACGACGCGGTGCGCGACACGTTGGCACTGCGGGAACGTCCGGTGGTGCGCCTGCTGCGCCTCGGGGGGCGCGCGCCGCTGCCGGTGTACTTCGAGATCGCCGAACGCTCCGAGGTCGGCGCCCCCGCCGGAAACGCGACGGTCCGCAGCTCCGCGCGGGTGGTGTTGCTCGACGAGGACGGCCGGGTGTTGCTGCTGCGCGGCACCGACCCGGCGATCACCGACGGTTCGGCCCGCCGGTTCTGGTTCACCGTGGGCGGTCAGGCCCGGCCCGGCGAGCGGCTGGCCCAGGCCGCCGCGCGCGAACTGGCGGAGGAGACCGGGCTGCAGGTACCCGCATCCGAACTGCTCGGGCCGCTGTGGCGGCGCGACGCCATGTTGGACTTCAACGGCGCGGTGGTGCGCAGCCAGGAGTATTTCTTCGTGTACCGGACCCGGCGCTTCGAGCCGTCGGCGGCCGGTCGCACCGACCTCGAGCACCGCTACATCCTCGGCCACCGGTGGTGTGATGCTGCCCATATCGCCGAGCTGAGCGCGGCCGGCGAAGCGGTGTACCCGACGCAACTCGGCGAGTTGCTGGCCAGCGCGAATGAGGTCGCGGCCGCGGGTGTGCACCGGGCCGCGACGGTTGCCGAACCCACCGAGCACAGCCTGCGTGCCATCCACTGA
- a CDS encoding TIGR02611 family protein, whose product MTPEFVRRWQRWREGVRGRRIANLVYRGVIGVVGVLVLAVGIVTIPYPGPGWAIVFLGLGILATEFSWARRLLGYARERYDRFMAWFWLQGLWIQILGALFTAAVVMTTLWVLGAVAWGAGLVGIEWPWLNSPLGIGS is encoded by the coding sequence GTGACCCCGGAGTTCGTCCGCCGGTGGCAACGCTGGCGCGAAGGCGTGCGCGGGCGCCGCATTGCCAACCTGGTCTACCGCGGCGTCATCGGTGTGGTCGGTGTGCTGGTGCTCGCGGTCGGGATCGTCACTATCCCGTACCCGGGGCCGGGCTGGGCGATCGTGTTCCTGGGCCTGGGCATCCTGGCCACCGAGTTCAGCTGGGCACGTCGCCTGCTCGGCTACGCCCGGGAGCGCTACGACCGGTTCATGGCCTGGTTCTGGCTGCAGGGGCTGTGGATCCAGATCCTCGGCGCGCTGTTCACCGCGGCCGTGGTGATGACCACGCTGTGGGTGCTCGGCGCCGTCGCATGGGGGGCCGGCCTCGTCGGCATCGAATGGCCGTGGCTGAACAGCCCGCTCGGCATCGGGTCATGA
- a CDS encoding HIT family protein: MTEQPREYRDSGVGEPDHLQRLWTPYRMDYIVGALKPDATSESNDSSAAAKQPFTAIPQMTDEDGLVVARGELVYAVLNLYPYNPGHLMVVPYRRVAELEDLTIAESAELMAFTQKAIRVMKSVSNPDGFNVGLNLGRSAGGSLAEHLHMHIVPRWRGDANFITVIGNAKVIPQLLRDTRVLLAEKWSQQP; encoded by the coding sequence ATGACCGAGCAGCCCCGGGAATACCGCGATTCCGGCGTGGGCGAACCCGATCACCTGCAGCGGCTGTGGACGCCCTACCGGATGGACTACATCGTCGGAGCGCTCAAGCCCGACGCCACCAGCGAGTCCAACGACTCCTCGGCGGCCGCCAAACAACCGTTCACCGCCATCCCGCAGATGACCGACGAGGACGGTCTGGTGGTGGCGCGCGGCGAACTCGTCTACGCGGTGCTCAACCTGTACCCGTACAACCCCGGCCACCTGATGGTGGTCCCGTACCGCCGGGTCGCCGAACTCGAGGATCTCACCATCGCCGAGAGCGCCGAGTTGATGGCGTTCACGCAGAAGGCGATTCGGGTGATGAAGAGCGTCTCCAACCCGGATGGCTTCAACGTCGGACTCAATCTGGGCCGCTCGGCCGGCGGCTCCCTGGCCGAGCACCTGCACATGCACATCGTGCCGCGCTGGCGCGGCGACGCGAACTTCATCACGGTGATCGGCAACGCCAAGGTCATCCCGCAACTGCTGCGCGACACCCGCGTGTTGTTGGCCGAGAAATGGTCACAGCAGCCGTGA